GAGCGGCACTTTGGAGGCCGCCAGCGCCCGCGCCTGCGCCTCTGCCCCCGCGCGGGGCGGATCGAAGACGACGGCGTCAAACCCGGCCAGATCGTCCGCTGCGAGCGGGCGCTGGAAGAGATCGCGCGTCTCGATTGTTACCGGCTGGAGGCTGGGCGTCGATCGCGCCGCCTTGCTGAGCGCATCAAGTGCGGCCGGCTCGCTATCGACGGCATGAACCCGCGCTTGTTCCGCCAGCCGCAGGCTGAACGTGCCGAGGCCGGCGAAAAGGTCGCCAATGCGTCGCGCCCCTTTGAGCGCAGCACAGACCTTTGCGGCTAGCGCCTCCTCGCCCGCCTGCGTCGCCTGCAAAAACCCGCCGGGCGGCAATGCGACATCGGCGCGGCCGATGCGAAGCAGCGGCACGCGCCGCTCGATGACGCGAACGCCGTGATTGGAGATACGTGCGAGATCGTCGGCAACGGCGGCGCGAACGAGCGCCTGCATTTCCGCAGGGCTCAGCGCGCCGTGACCGCGAATATCAACGTCGGGGCCGCTCAGGGTCGATGTGATGAGAATGTCGAGCGGCTTGCCGGCCGCGCCGAGCGCCCGTGCGATCTTTTGTGCGATTTGCGGTGCGGGCTGCAGGCTGGGCGCCAGGATCGGGCAGGCCTCGATGGTGACGATCTCATGCGCGCGCGCCTGCATGAAGCCGACCTTGGGCCGTCCCGCGCTCTCGTAACGCGCATGAAAAGTCGCACGGCGTCGACCTACACCATGCGCATCGATGAGCGGATCGACAGGCGGCGTCAAACCCGCGTGCCGCAAGGCATCGACCAACAGATTGCGCTTCCAGTCCGCATAAGCATCGGGCGTGAGCGTCTGCACCGCACAACCGCCGCAGACTCCGTAATATTGGCAGAAGGCGTCGATGCGCGCCGGGCTTGGTGCAAGGATTTCAATGAGCTTGCCGCGCTCGCCGGAAACTTCAGCGAGGATCGTCTCGCCGGCGAGCGCATAGGGTACATAGACGGGCCCATCGGGCGCGCGGGCAATGCCTTCACCGCGTTGGCCAAGCCGCTCGACATAGAGTTCTTGCATCAGGACCGCTGTGCGCCTAGGAGGAATTCGCGATTGCCGTCGCCGCCGCTGATCGGCGAGGGGATCAGCCCCGTGATCTCCCAGCCGTTGCCGCGGATCAGGTCTTCGATCTCGGTACAAGCGCGCTGCTGCTGCGCTTCATCCTTCACGATGCCTTTGACGACATGCGCGGGGCCGACTTCGAACTGCGGCTTGATCAGACAGACGAGCCGGGCAGGGCGTACGACAATTCCGAAAATGCTTGGCAAGACAAGCTTCAACGAGATGAAGCTCAGGTCGCAGGTGATGAAATTGGGCGGCTCTGGAAAGTCGTTCGCATGCAGATGCCGCGCATCGGTGCCTTCCCGCGAGACGATGCGCGGATCGCCGCGCAATGTCTCATGCAATTGGCTGTGCCCGACATCGATCGCATAGACTTTGGCGGCGCCGCGCGCGAGCAGGACATGCGTGAATCCGCCGGTCGAGGCGCCGAGGTCGAGGCAGACAGCATCTTCAGGGAAGCCAAAGGCGTTGAGCGCAGCCGCCAATTTGACGCCACCACGCGAGACCCACGGATAGAGAGGCTCGGCTTCGATGGCCGCATTTTGCGCGACAGGTTCGGCGGCTTTGCTGAGGACGCGCCCGTCGATTTTGACGCGGCCGGCGGCGATCGCTTCCTGCGCCTTGGCACGGCTCGCGAAAAAGCCGCGTTGGACAAGGGCAAGGTCGGCGCGCTGCGAGGTCATTGGGCGTTCCTATCACCCACGCGCGGCGCCAGCCAGCCGTCAGGCCGGAAAGCAGCGTCCGAACGCGATGAGCAGGCGCGGCGAACCTTTAAGGCGGACACGACGCATCAGCAGGGCAAGGGGGAGCTTCGCCTCCTTACGCAGGAAGCGCAGCCAGGTCTCGCTGTCGGCCGTCACGCTGAGGTCGGGCTTGCCATCGTGGCCGTCGATAACCCGCAAACTTTTGTTGGCGATTACGACGGTCGCCTTCACTTCTTCGCGTCCTGTGAAAGTGAAATGATAGGTTGCGTTCAAGTCTTTGGCGCGCCCCCGTTGGAAGACGAGCGGCATACCGCCCAGAAAGCCACGGATCGAGGTCTGGCGCGGTAAACCGCTTGCGACGCGTTTGATCGTCTTGTGCGGAAAATGGCGTGGAACATAGGTTTCAGCGTCAGAGTTTTGCGCCACGTAGACCGTCTCCTGCTTGGCGCGCAACGGCTCGACGATCGCTTTGTTGAAGCCGATGCGGTCGGCAAGGAAGGGGCCGATGACATCTTCGCCCGCCGGGCACACGGAGAGGCAATAGGCGGCCTTATAATTGGCGCCGAAGGAGAGGCTCTGCCACATCGAGACAGTTTCGGAATCGGAGACCTTGCGGCGATAATCTTTGGCGCTGTGCGCATCGGTCACCGTCTCGACCCAATCGCCGAAACCACCCATGAACTCGCGATAATTGTGTGTGTAGCAGGCCTGGAAATTGAAGGCGCCGTCCGGGCTGATGGCGCCGGTCGGGCAGGCGGCGACACAGAGCTTGCAGGAGAGGCAGGGATTGTAATCGAGCGGCTGGCCATAGGCCGAAATCTCCGTGCCGATGAGGATTGTGCCCAGCAGAATGAAATTGCCGAATTTGGGATGAATGACGTTGCGATGGATGCCCATGCGGCCGAGGCCCGCCGCGACGGCGACGGGCTTGTGCGAGACAACCCACATTTTATCCAGACCCCAGCGGTCGGCTTCCATTGGAAAGCCAACCGGCGCGCCGTTGCGTGCGGCGATCCCTAAATCTTGCAACTTCGAGACGATATCGCGCGCGGTGTCGTTGATCTGATCGCCGCTGCGGTGAAATTCGACATTGGCGATGGAACGCGCAGGTGTTCGGATATTCTCGCGGTTCATCCGGCAGACGAAACTGATCATCGCTTTCGTCGAAGTGAAAGCGCCGAGGATTTCCGATTTCTGCGGGACGATGTCCGGGCTGTCGATCGCGACAAAGCCGACATCGTCGGCGCCCGCTTCGAGACAGAGGTTTCTAAGCCATTCGGCGTCAATAACGCTGGGGACTTCGGGCGAGGCGCCCGCGGCGGCCCGGGCGCGCATCGTCTGTACGGTCGGATGTTCGGCGAACGTCACCATTGCCTTCTCCAAGGTTAAGTCGATCAGTGGCTTCGGGAAAACGCCCGGCCGTCCGCCGAGCTGATTGACTAAACGGTCCGATCGCGGTCAGCGTGCATCCAACCAGTTCATGAACTCCACGACTTGCTGCTTCCACAGAGTCGGGAATGCCATCGAGAAGTGCCCGGCTGAACCAGGTGTGGTCGCGCGAACGACATAGCGTCCGCGCGGCACCTTCGGCACGTCACGTTGCAGGATTTTGAGACTGTCGGAATAAAATTCATCATCAGCGAAATTGAGCGCGAAGACTTTCGCTTTTATCTGAGACAGGCTTGGTTCAGCATTGAAGTCTTCCGAGGACTCGAAAGCGTAGATGGCGTTGTTCCCATCCTGACCTGCGGATTGCTTTCCGATCTGTTCAATAAAAGCGTCCGCACTTTGAGGTGTCGTCACCTCAGCCTGGAGATGAGGAACGCCGTCGATCATCATGCGGATCAATGCCGCGCCAATGGCCGGCGGCCGAGGCTGATGCGCGAAGCTTCCATTTGCGAGAGCGTATTTAACGCTGAGCACGAACATTCGCCGCCACAACAGATTGCGGCCGCTGATTGGCGCGGGGAAACAGGCGATCGGCATAATGCCGTCCATCGCGCTGGGGTAAGCTTCGGCCCATTGCCATGCGTTCATGCAACCCATCGACATTCCGATAATTGCATGAAGGTGTTTGATGCCAAGCGTTTCCACGACCAGCTTATGTTGCAGATCGACCATGTCGCGATATCCGTAATGCGGAAAACGCGCCTTCAACCCGTCACCCGGCTTGCTCGATTGACCATGGCCGATGTCATCGGGGATGATGACGAAGAAACGTTTCGCGTCTAAAGGGGCCCCGGTAGCGAAGAGCGCTGCCTGGTATTGAGACGATAACAGCGCGCCGCTGCTGGCGCCGGTCCAGTGAAGCAGGAGGATCGCGTTATCGATGGCTCCACTCGCGCTATTATGAGGGCTTCCAAGCGTCACATAATGCAGACGCAGGTTTTGTAGCGTTTCGCCGCTCCGGAACTTATAATCCGCAAAGAAGGCGGCTGCTTCGTGCGCAACGGGTGCTGCGTGTTCAGTCGAAGTATATGTTTGCTGGCTATTGTTCTGTGCGAATGCCGGTTGTCCAGCTGCCGAAAGCGCCAAAGTTGTCGTGAGGGCAAACGTCTGAAGCTTGCTTGAGTTTCTGGATGCGGTCCGCGCGTTGCACGCATTCGTGTTGACGAACATATTTCATTCCTTCGGCGTTATGTCTGTGTTTTGTCGTCGCTACGCTTTGGCAGTCGCGCAATTCGCTTTGGGTTCAATCCCCGAGCGGCGGCGCAACAGGTCAAACGCCATGATGTGGCTCGCGCCCGAAATGCCGACGCCGTAGAGCACGACCAGCGCGAGGGGCAACGTCTGGATGGAAGCCATGCGGGGATCGTGGAGGAGGAAGAAGGTCAGACCTGTGCCGACTGCCACCACAAAATCAGCGAACCCGAAGAGGTGGAAGGCCAGGTACCGGTTGCCACTCTCCGGCAGCAACAAGACGCCAAGGGCAAGAAACCCGGCGATGAGGTCGCCCCATCCGGCGTCTTGAACAAAGATTTCCGGAAGGAGGTTATGCGTGCCGTACCAGAAAAAAAGCAGCGCGGCGCCGATACGCCAGATATGAAATGCCGTGAGCGGCCGCAGACCGATGGCTTCGATGTATGCTCGGAAGCTATCGGACAATGCGTAAACAATAACAGGCACGACGATACCCGCGGCAATAATGGGTGCAAGCAAGAGTGCGGGCAGGGCGTGATAGACCCCGGTCTCGGCGGCGACGGCAACTGCCAATCCCCAGATCGCTAGTACGCCTAGCAAGACGCGCGTCCCGCGGCGTTTATCGATCTTGTGTTCCCGATCCATAAGGTATCTCCATATTAGGCGTAATTACGCTTATTTAGGCGCAAATCACATGTCGCTGAGGCTGATTTGGCGGATAGAGCGCCGCGAAGGTTGCCATTGCAGTCTCGAGCATAGATATTATCTGTAGATACAGATAATATCGGCTGCGTGTCAAGCCGTAAAGTCAAATCGTGACATCAGCATTTGGCATCACTGTATATGCAGTTATATGTTTTGCTCAGAGAAAGTGATGAGGGCAGAACGGAACATGAGTAAATTGCTGGCTGCCCAGGAAATCGCCAATTGCACCTGCTTGCGCTTGCGCAAAGCCGCGCGCCGTTTCACGCAAATCTATGATGAAATGCTGGAGCCGGCGGGGCTGACGCTCCCGCAATTCAATCTCATTGCCCAACTTTACGCGGCGGAGGGCCTTTCGGTCGGTGACTTGGCCGAATCCCTGTTTACCGACCCCACAACGCTCACACGTAATCTCAAGCCGCTGATCGAGCGCCAGCTTGTGGAAGTGCATCAGGCGGAAGACGATCGCCGCCGCCGCGCAATCGTGCTCACGCCCGCGGGGCGGGGCCTTTTGCCCATCGCCTATCCTCTGTGGCGCAAAGCGCAGTCGCATGTGGAGAATTTGCTAGGCGAAAACGAGACGGCCCGGCTCAACAAAATGCTCGATCGTTCGCTGGACCGATTGACTAGCGGGGTCTGATCGCTCCCGCGGGCTCATGGCGGTGCCCGTGTAAACAGTGCGTTGACGTGGTTGGAGTTTTGCGGCTTGTTGCGGCGTTAACTTATCAGCACGGCGAGACCCATGCTCCTAATTGTCGGTACAATACGAATTGCACCCGAGCGGTTGGCGGAAGCAAAACCGGCCATGCAAAAGGTGATTGCAGCCAGCCGCAAAGAGGCCGGGTGTCTCGAATATTCCTATGCGGAGGATATTTTGGACCCAGGCCTCATTCATATCGCGGAGCGTTGGGTGAGCCAGGCCGCCTTCGACGAACATTTCGCCTCCAATCATCTCGCCGAATGGTGCGGAGCGTGGAAGGACCTTGGTATTTTCGATCGCAAACTATCGATCCACGAGGTCAGCGAGCCGCAAGCGATTCCGTTGCGTGCCCAAGTCAAGCTCGCCTAAGCCGACAAAATCACCTGCGTCCTGAGTGAAAGGCCAAACTCGGTTTGCCGAGTTTGGCTCCAGGGGCCGGCGCGATTTACGCGATCAGCGCCCGCGCGGCCTCGTCTTCGCGGCCGAGCGTTTCGAGCACTTTGGCGACGATGCCCTTCGCGTCGAGATGTGCCTCAGCATACAATTTCTCGGGCTTGTTATGGTCGAGGAAGATATCCGGCAACACCATCGAGCGCAGCTTGAGCGGCTTGCGCCCGTCAAGCAAACCCTTTTCGAGTAGCGCCTGCGTTACGAACGAGCCGAAGCCGCCGACAGAACCCTCTTCGACCGTAATCAGAATCTCGTGGTTACGGGCGAGCCGGGTGACGAGATCGACGTCGAGGGGCTTTGCAAAGCGGGCGTCAGCGACAGTCGCCGAGATGCCGTAAGTGCTGAGGTCTTCGGCTGCCTTCAGCGCCTCGCCGAGGCGGGTGCCGAGCGACAGGATGGCGACCTTGTTGCCTTCGCGCACGATCCGGCCCTTGCCGATCGTCAGGACTTCGGGGTGCTCCGGCAGTTCGATGCCGATGCCCTCACCGCGCGGATAGCGGAAAGCGATTGGGCCTTCGTCATAGGCGACGGCGGTGTGGACCATATGGACGAGTTCCGCCTCGTCCGCGGCGGCCATCACGACCATGCCGGGCAGGATGCCCATGTACGAGACATCGAAAGAACCGGCGTGCGTCGCGCCGTCGGCGCCGACGAGGCCGGCGCGGTCGATGGCGAAGCGCACCGGCAGTTTCTGGATCGCCACATCGTGGACGACCTGATCGTAGGCGCGCTGGAGGAAGGTCGAATAGATCGCGCAGAACGGTTTGAACCCTTCCGTGGCAAGACCTGCCGCGAAAGTCACCGCATGCTGCTCGGCGATGCCGACATCGAAGGTGCGTTCGGGAAAGGCCTTTTCGAAAACATCAAGGCCTGTGCCCGACGGCATGGCGGCGGAAATGGCGACGATCTTGTCGTCCTTCTGCGCTTCCTTGACGAGGGCGTCGGCGAAGACGCGGGTATAGCTCGGCGCATTCGCCTTCGGCTTGACCTGTGCGCCGGTGATGACGTCGAACGTATTGACGGCGTGATGGCGATCCTTTGCCGCCTCGGCCGGTCCGTAGCCCTTGCCCTTTTGGGTGACGACATGAACGAGGACCGGACCCCGGCCTTCCATATCACGGACGTTCTTGAGGATCGGCAGGAGCTGGTCGAGGTTGTGGCCATCGATCGGCCCGACGTAGTAGATGCCGAGTTCCTCGAACATCGTGCCGCCGGCCCAGAAATTCCGGGCAAATTCCTCGGTCTTGCGGGCGCGGTCGTAGATGAACTTCGGCAGATGGCGACCGAGCTGCTTGGCCGCCTCACGCACCGTGCGATAGGTGCCGCCAGAGACGAGCCGGGCCAGATACGACGAGAGCGCGCCGGCGGGCGGGGCGATCGACATTTCATTGTCGTTGAGAATGATGATCAGGCGCGAATGCATCGCCCCGGCGTTGTTCATCGCCTCGTAGGCCATGCCGGCCGACATCGCGCCATCGCCGATGACCGCGATGACATTGGTCGGCTTGTCGGCCAAAGTGGCGGCGACCGCCATGCCGAGGCCGGCGGAAATCGACGTGGAGGAATGGCCGGCGCCAAATGGGTCGTAGGGGCTCTCCGAGCGCTTGGTGAAGCCGGACAGGCCGTCGCCCTTGCGCAGCGTGCGGATACGGTCGCGCCGTTCGGTCAGGATCTTGTGCGGATAGGCCTGATGGCCGACGTCCCAGATGATCCGGTCGTCCGGCGTGTTGAAGACGTAGTGCAGGGCGGTCGTCAGTTCGACGACGCCAAGGCCCGCGCCAAGATGGCCGCCCGTGACCGACACTGCGTCGATCGTTTCGGTGCGCAACTCGTCCGCGACCTGGGCCAGATCCGTTTCGGGAAGTCGCCGCAAATCGGCTGGCGATTTGATCGCGTCGAGAAGCGGGGTCTTCGAAGATGTCGTCACATTGACCTCATCGTAAATGATCGTGCCAGCTTAAGCGTGGCTATTCGTCTTGAGCCCGAACTTACATCGAAAAGGTCTAAAACAGCAATTTTGTAGAAAAGAAGAGCAATCCCGTATTGTTATCAGGATTAACCGATGCTGCAACGCACAGACCCCGGGGATGGTCGACGCAAGCGGGTCGTTTATGCTGCTTCTGGCTCGGCTGTGTCTTTCGGGTTACTGATAGGGAACGCTGCGACTCGCGAACGCGCCTGCGTTTAACCTGAGCTGAACCATTCGGCCGGAGCTGGCTGGCGAGGCTCTGGAAAACGCGCCGCCCGCGCCATATCTGCTCGCGGGGAGTCCGTCATGAGCCTGCCGTCAGAAACCGTGCCGATTTCATCCTTGCCGATGCCGGCAGGAAGCTGCGTCGAGCGTCTGCGTCATCGTTGGCCCTGGTTCATCGTCCTCGGGGCGCTTGTCGCCGCGATGGGCGTTGCCGCCTTGGTCCTGGCCGTCGCTGCGACCATCGTTTCCGAGTATATCATCGCGTTCTTTATGATCGTCGCTGGCGGCGGCGAGATCGTTTTCGCAATTAGCTCGCGCTCCTGGACGCGGTTCTTTCTCTGGGTGATCGCCGGCCTCGCCTATATCGTGGTGGGGGCCTTTGCGCTGGCCCAGCCGCTCATGGCGGCGGCTTTGTTCACCCTGCTTCTCGGCGTCGCCATGTTCGTCACCGGGCTCATTCGCATCTATGTCGGCACGCATCTCAATAAAGATGTACGCACGATCGTCGTTGTCGCGGGCGTCGTGACATCGCTTGTCGGTCTCGTCGTCCTGATCGGCTGGCCGGCAAACAGTCTGGCGATCCTCGGCGTGCTTCTTGGGCTTGATTTGCTTTTCTGGGGCGGAAGCTGGATCACCCTTGGCCTGCGGATGAAAGCTCGTCTTAACACTCTCCCGCGTCACGCTTAAAATCAGAAGAACGTTCCGTCGGCGCTCGCGCTGCTTTATGGATCGTCCGCTTGTGGGCGGCCAATTCGGGGACCTTGATGACGAAGTGGGTCTATACGTTCGGCGACGGCACCGCCGAAGGCAGCAGCCAGATGCATGCTCTGCTGGGCGGCAAGGGCGCCAATCTGGCGGAAATGGCCAATCTCGGCCTGCCGGTGCCGCCGGGTTTCACCATCACGACCGACGTTTGCGCCTATTTTTATGCCAACGCGAAAACCTACCCGGCCGAACTCAAGCCGCAGATCGATGCGGCCCTGAAACAGATCGAGACGATCACCGGCCGCACGTTTGGGGATGCGCAAAGGCCGCTGCTCGTATCCGTACGTTCAGGTTCGCGCGCCTCCATGCCGGGCATGATGGATACTGTGCTCAACATCGGTCTCAACGACGCGACGGTCGAGGCCCTGGTGAAAGACGCCGGCGACGCGCGCTTTGCCTACGATTCCTATCGCCGCTTCATCCAGATGTATTCGAGCGTCGTGCTCGGCGTCGCGCATCATCATTTTGAAGAAGCGATCGAGATCTTCAAGGAAGATAACAGCCTCAATCTCGATACCGACCTTTCGGCCGCGGATTGGCAAAAGATCATTTCCATCTTCAAGACGAAGATCGCCGAGGTGCACGGTTCGCCGTTTCCGCAGGAGCCGCAGGCGCAGCTTTGGGGCGCCATCGCCGCCGTCTTCGGTTCATGGCACAATCCGCGCGCGAAAATCTTCCGGCAATTGCACAATATCCCGGAATCCTGGGGCACCGCCGTCAACGTGCAGGCGATGGTCTTCGGTAATATGGGCGATACGTCTGCGACCGGTGTCGCCTTCACCCGCAATCCATCGACCGGCGCCAAGGAACTTTACGGCGAGTTCCTGATCAATGCGCAGGGCGAGGATGTCGTTGCCGGCGTCCGCACACCGCAGAACATCACCGAGGCGGCGCGCATCGCGGCAGGCTCCGTGCAGCCTTCGATGGAGACGGCGCTCCCCGATGTTTTTGACCAGTTCGTTGCGGTTGCCGATCAGCTCGAGCGCCATTATCGCGACATTCAGGATGTCGAATTCACCGTCGAGCGCGGCAAGCTCTGGATGTTGCAAACGCGCGGCGCCAAGCGCACCGCCAAAGCCGCGTTGCGGGCTGCCGTTGAGATGGCGCAGGAGGGGTTGATCAGCCAGCAGGAAGCGGTGCTGCGCATCGAGCCGGGCTCGCTTGACCAATTGCTACACCCAAATGTCGCGCCCGAGTCGGAACGCGATGTGATCGCGACGGGTCTGCCGGCCTCGCCCGGCGCCGCGAGCGGTGAGATCGTTTTCAATGCGGAAGAGGCCGAGCAATTGCGCAGCGCTGGACGCAAAGCGATCCTCGTTCGTGTCGAGACGAGTCCCGAAGACATTCATGGGATGCATGCCGCGCAAGGCATTCTGACGACGCGCGGTGGCATGACCTCTCACGCGGCCGTCGTCGCCCGCGGCATGGGCAAGCCTTGCGTCTCGGGTGTCGGCGCGCTGCGGATCGATTCCGAGCGCGGCATCCTGTCGGCGGGTCCGGTGACGCTCAAGCGCGGCGACATCGTGACCATCGACGGCACAAGCGGCAAAGTGATGCGCGGCGCGATCGAAATGCGCCAGCCGGAAGTTTCCGGCGAATTCGGCACGATCATGCAATGGGCCGACAAGCTGCGCCGGCTGCGCGTGCGCGCCAATGCCGAGACGCCGGCCGACGCCGAGGCGGCGCGCCGCTTTGGCGCCGAAGGGATAGGCCTCTGCCGGACGGAACATATGTTCTTCGGCGCTGCGCGCATCGCTGCCGTGCGCGAAATGATCCTGGCCGAAGACGAGAAGGGCCGCCGCGCCGCACTTGCCAAATTGCTGCCCTTCCAGCGCAGCGACTTTGCGCAATTGTTCGAGATCATGTCGGGTTTCCCGGTGACGATCCGCCTGCTCGATCCGCCGCTGCACGAATTCCTGCCGCACACGCCGGAGGAGATCGCCGAGGTTGCGAAGGCCGCCGGCGTCACGCCCGAACATATCCGGCATCGTGCGGAGGAATTGCAGGAATTCAATCCGATGCTGGGCTTTCGGGG
This Methylovirgula sp. DNA region includes the following protein-coding sequences:
- a CDS encoding alpha/beta fold hydrolase, whose protein sequence is MFVNTNACNARTASRNSSKLQTFALTTTLALSAAGQPAFAQNNSQQTYTSTEHAAPVAHEAAAFFADYKFRSGETLQNLRLHYVTLGSPHNSASGAIDNAILLLHWTGASSGALLSSQYQAALFATGAPLDAKRFFVIIPDDIGHGQSSKPGDGLKARFPHYGYRDMVDLQHKLVVETLGIKHLHAIIGMSMGCMNAWQWAEAYPSAMDGIMPIACFPAPISGRNLLWRRMFVLSVKYALANGSFAHQPRPPAIGAALIRMMIDGVPHLQAEVTTPQSADAFIEQIGKQSAGQDGNNAIYAFESSEDFNAEPSLSQIKAKVFALNFADDEFYSDSLKILQRDVPKVPRGRYVVRATTPGSAGHFSMAFPTLWKQQVVEFMNWLDAR
- a CDS encoding TlyA family RNA methyltransferase, translating into MTSQRADLALVQRGFFASRAKAQEAIAAGRVKIDGRVLSKAAEPVAQNAAIEAEPLYPWVSRGGVKLAAALNAFGFPEDAVCLDLGASTGGFTHVLLARGAAKVYAIDVGHSQLHETLRGDPRIVSREGTDARHLHANDFPEPPNFITCDLSFISLKLVLPSIFGIVVRPARLVCLIKPQFEVGPAHVVKGIVKDEAQQQRACTEIEDLIRGNGWEITGLIPSPISGGDGNREFLLGAQRS
- the ppdK gene encoding pyruvate, phosphate dikinase, coding for MTKWVYTFGDGTAEGSSQMHALLGGKGANLAEMANLGLPVPPGFTITTDVCAYFYANAKTYPAELKPQIDAALKQIETITGRTFGDAQRPLLVSVRSGSRASMPGMMDTVLNIGLNDATVEALVKDAGDARFAYDSYRRFIQMYSSVVLGVAHHHFEEAIEIFKEDNSLNLDTDLSAADWQKIISIFKTKIAEVHGSPFPQEPQAQLWGAIAAVFGSWHNPRAKIFRQLHNIPESWGTAVNVQAMVFGNMGDTSATGVAFTRNPSTGAKELYGEFLINAQGEDVVAGVRTPQNITEAARIAAGSVQPSMETALPDVFDQFVAVADQLERHYRDIQDVEFTVERGKLWMLQTRGAKRTAKAALRAAVEMAQEGLISQQEAVLRIEPGSLDQLLHPNVAPESERDVIATGLPASPGAASGEIVFNAEEAEQLRSAGRKAILVRVETSPEDIHGMHAAQGILTTRGGMTSHAAVVARGMGKPCVSGVGALRIDSERGILSAGPVTLKRGDIVTIDGTSGKVMRGAIEMRQPEVSGEFGTIMQWADKLRRLRVRANAETPADAEAARRFGAEGIGLCRTEHMFFGAARIAAVREMILAEDEKGRRAALAKLLPFQRSDFAQLFEIMSGFPVTIRLLDPPLHEFLPHTPEEIAEVAKAAGVTPEHIRHRAEELQEFNPMLGFRGCRLAIAFPEIAEMQARAIFEGAVDAKRKTGQAPAPEIMVPLVAIKPELDVVKAIIDKVAEAVAAETGEMIAYTVGTMIELPRAALKAGEIAETAEFFSFGTNDLTQTALGISRDDAGTFLGIYISKGLLARDPFATIDQQGVGELVEIAVERGRKARPDIKLGICGEHGGDPASIGFFERAGLDYVSCSPFRVPIARLAAAQAAVGGLAPGEDS
- a CDS encoding RNA methyltransferase, with the translated sequence MQELYVERLGQRGEGIARAPDGPVYVPYALAGETILAEVSGERGKLIEILAPSPARIDAFCQYYGVCGGCAVQTLTPDAYADWKRNLLVDALRHAGLTPPVDPLIDAHGVGRRRATFHARYESAGRPKVGFMQARAHEIVTIEACPILAPSLQPAPQIAQKIARALGAAGKPLDILITSTLSGPDVDIRGHGALSPAEMQALVRAAVADDLARISNHGVRVIERRVPLLRIGRADVALPPGGFLQATQAGEEALAAKVCAALKGARRIGDLFAGLGTFSLRLAEQARVHAVDSEPAALDALSKAARSTPSLQPVTIETRDLFQRPLAADDLAGFDAVVFDPPRAGAEAQARALAASKVPLVVAVSCNVQSFARDAALLTSGGYQFESVTPFDQFRYSPHVEIVGVFRRPAVRGRTRRLLG
- a CDS encoding DUF308 domain-containing protein; protein product: MSLPSETVPISSLPMPAGSCVERLRHRWPWFIVLGALVAAMGVAALVLAVAATIVSEYIIAFFMIVAGGGEIVFAISSRSWTRFFLWVIAGLAYIVVGAFALAQPLMAAALFTLLLGVAMFVTGLIRIYVGTHLNKDVRTIVVVAGVVTSLVGLVVLIGWPANSLAILGVLLGLDLLFWGGSWITLGLRMKARLNTLPRHA
- a CDS encoding putative quinol monooxygenase — translated: MLLIVGTIRIAPERLAEAKPAMQKVIAASRKEAGCLEYSYAEDILDPGLIHIAERWVSQAAFDEHFASNHLAEWCGAWKDLGIFDRKLSIHEVSEPQAIPLRAQVKLA
- the dxs gene encoding 1-deoxy-D-xylulose-5-phosphate synthase, which translates into the protein MTTSSKTPLLDAIKSPADLRRLPETDLAQVADELRTETIDAVSVTGGHLGAGLGVVELTTALHYVFNTPDDRIIWDVGHQAYPHKILTERRDRIRTLRKGDGLSGFTKRSESPYDPFGAGHSSTSISAGLGMAVAATLADKPTNVIAVIGDGAMSAGMAYEAMNNAGAMHSRLIIILNDNEMSIAPPAGALSSYLARLVSGGTYRTVREAAKQLGRHLPKFIYDRARKTEEFARNFWAGGTMFEELGIYYVGPIDGHNLDQLLPILKNVRDMEGRGPVLVHVVTQKGKGYGPAEAAKDRHHAVNTFDVITGAQVKPKANAPSYTRVFADALVKEAQKDDKIVAISAAMPSGTGLDVFEKAFPERTFDVGIAEQHAVTFAAGLATEGFKPFCAIYSTFLQRAYDQVVHDVAIQKLPVRFAIDRAGLVGADGATHAGSFDVSYMGILPGMVVMAAADEAELVHMVHTAVAYDEGPIAFRYPRGEGIGIELPEHPEVLTIGKGRIVREGNKVAILSLGTRLGEALKAAEDLSTYGISATVADARFAKPLDVDLVTRLARNHEILITVEEGSVGGFGSFVTQALLEKGLLDGRKPLKLRSMVLPDIFLDHNKPEKLYAEAHLDAKGIVAKVLETLGREDEAARALIA
- a CDS encoding MarR family winged helix-turn-helix transcriptional regulator, which translates into the protein MSKLLAAQEIANCTCLRLRKAARRFTQIYDEMLEPAGLTLPQFNLIAQLYAAEGLSVGDLAESLFTDPTTLTRNLKPLIERQLVEVHQAEDDRRRRAIVLTPAGRGLLPIAYPLWRKAQSHVENLLGENETARLNKMLDRSLDRLTSGV
- a CDS encoding SCP2 sterol-binding domain-containing protein, whose translation is MVTFAEHPTVQTMRARAAAGASPEVPSVIDAEWLRNLCLEAGADDVGFVAIDSPDIVPQKSEILGAFTSTKAMISFVCRMNRENIRTPARSIANVEFHRSGDQINDTARDIVSKLQDLGIAARNGAPVGFPMEADRWGLDKMWVVSHKPVAVAAGLGRMGIHRNVIHPKFGNFILLGTILIGTEISAYGQPLDYNPCLSCKLCVAACPTGAISPDGAFNFQACYTHNYREFMGGFGDWVETVTDAHSAKDYRRKVSDSETVSMWQSLSFGANYKAAYCLSVCPAGEDVIGPFLADRIGFNKAIVEPLRAKQETVYVAQNSDAETYVPRHFPHKTIKRVASGLPRQTSIRGFLGGMPLVFQRGRAKDLNATYHFTFTGREEVKATVVIANKSLRVIDGHDGKPDLSVTADSETWLRFLRKEAKLPLALLMRRVRLKGSPRLLIAFGRCFPA
- a CDS encoding permease; translation: MAVAVAAETGVYHALPALLLAPIIAAGIVVPVIVYALSDSFRAYIEAIGLRPLTAFHIWRIGAALLFFWYGTHNLLPEIFVQDAGWGDLIAGFLALGVLLLPESGNRYLAFHLFGFADFVVAVGTGLTFFLLHDPRMASIQTLPLALVVLYGVGISGASHIMAFDLLRRRSGIEPKANCATAKA